The Fructilactobacillus myrtifloralis genome contains a region encoding:
- a CDS encoding septum site-determining protein MinC: protein MKSVTLKGSQTGFQVIIDDEADFHQAIHEFHELMNQLATKNRESAATQIGFTILSGNRALSADQKQELRDITGKYGNLVITAFQANVMSNDEAYHLRDENRVTIIDQTIRNGQDLRVKGDVLFLGTIHRGGRLITNGNLFSMGKVEGIVQVGFPVDESKLAIGDFHAAQQVRIGEQIEIIADQKEPLTADVRTVVHVNNLHSIDYSNLDNIKAISPKFFSRIGGI from the coding sequence ATGAAAAGTGTAACGTTAAAGGGAAGCCAAACGGGCTTTCAGGTTATTATTGATGATGAAGCTGATTTTCACCAGGCAATCCACGAATTTCATGAATTGATGAACCAGTTGGCAACCAAGAATCGCGAATCGGCTGCCACTCAAATCGGCTTTACGATTTTGTCAGGGAATCGGGCGCTATCTGCGGATCAAAAGCAGGAGCTGCGTGATATCACGGGCAAGTATGGCAACTTAGTGATTACCGCCTTTCAGGCTAACGTAATGTCAAACGACGAAGCGTACCATCTGCGCGACGAAAATCGGGTGACGATTATTGATCAGACGATTCGCAACGGTCAGGACCTCCGGGTTAAGGGAGACGTCCTGTTTTTAGGGACGATTCACCGGGGCGGTCGGCTCATTACCAATGGAAACCTCTTTAGCATGGGTAAAGTGGAAGGCATCGTCCAGGTGGGTTTTCCGGTTGATGAGAGTAAACTTGCCATTGGAGATTTTCACGCAGCCCAGCAGGTCCGGATCGGCGAACAAATTGAAATCATCGCAGACCAAAAAGAACCGTTGACAGCTGATGTGCGAACGGTTGTGCACGTTAATAATTTGCATAGTATTGATTACAGTAATTTGGATAACATTAAAGCAATTAGTCCAAAATTCTTTAGTAGAATTGGAGGAATCTAA
- the mreD gene encoding rod shape-determining protein MreD, whose product MKRRKHHFLFPIGLVIAFVFEGSIMHFFSTLLAGTFPMVPYLTMLWFVYAIMFVRDLHQLHLYWWAFGIGIVYDLYYIGVLGIYTFIFPLIVYVTKLMTTYIEENVVSGTLIYLIDVIIVLILGYGAGRIAHLVYFSGVHFMAFAFGPTILLNLIIFLLLYYPVSLLFDQYRS is encoded by the coding sequence ATGAAGCGACGAAAACATCATTTCCTGTTTCCAATCGGCTTAGTGATTGCCTTTGTCTTTGAGGGTTCGATCATGCACTTTTTTTCGACGCTCTTAGCCGGGACCTTTCCAATGGTTCCGTATTTGACCATGCTATGGTTTGTGTATGCCATCATGTTTGTGCGGGATTTGCACCAGCTCCATTTGTACTGGTGGGCCTTTGGAATCGGGATCGTGTACGATTTGTACTACATTGGCGTCCTCGGAATTTATACCTTTATTTTTCCGCTGATTGTGTACGTCACTAAGTTAATGACGACGTACATTGAAGAGAACGTTGTTAGTGGAACCTTAATCTATCTAATTGATGTGATTATTGTGTTAATATTAGGGTATGGGGCCGGACGGATTGCGCACCTGGTTTACTTCTCGGGAGTGCATTTCATGGCCTTTGCGTTTGGTCCAACGATTCTGCTGAATCTCATCATCTTTTTATTGTTGTATTATCCAGTGAGTTTGTTGTTTGACCAATATCGATCATAG
- a CDS encoding valine--tRNA ligase, which yields MDKQETEATTEMSTKFDPHAVEQGMYQKWVDEGVFKPSGNQQAQPYSIVLPPPNVTGKLHLGHAWNTTLQDMLIRQKRMEGYDTLWLPGMDHAGIATQAKVEAMLREKGISRYDLGRERFIQQVWEWKDKFAATIHEQWAKLGLSLDYDRETFTLDDGVSKAVRKVFVDLYNQGLIYRAKYIINWDPQARTALSDIEVEHKDDQGAFYHVKYQFTGDTTFNGKDYIEIATTRPETMFGDVAVAVNPSDERYKELVGKTVVVPLVNREIPIIADHYVDPEFGTGMVKITPAHDSNDFKVGKRHDLAEINTMNEDASLNENAGKYEGMDRFAAREAIAKDLEAAGAMLRVEPIVHSVGHSERTGVQVESRLSTQWFVKMKPLAEAALKNQQTDDAVNFVPERFEKTFSRWMEDVHDWVISRQLWWGHRIPAWYHKETGEMYVGETAPKDAENWVQDPDVLDTWFSSGLWPFTTMGWPDTDAPDFKRYFPTSTMVTGYDLVFFWISRMIFLSLHFTDRRPFKDVLLHGLIRDEQGRKMSKSLGNGIDPMDVIDQYGADALRWSLSTGTTPGQDERFSYDKMDGSWKFVNKIWNASRYVIMNLGEMTKPTLPPASEWNLADRWILARLNHTVAHVRENYDKYNFGEANRALYDFIWNDFCDWYIEMSKETLTGADEQAKANTRNVLAYVLDQFLRLLHPVMPFVTEKIWLSMPHVGKSLVTAAYPEVHADFENATAESDMDHLIEIIKAIRNIRAEANAPLGRPVDILIKTNNDDLKRVLETNREYLERFGHPRQLEIGPDVVAPNLAMTAVVTDAEISIPLAELIDLHDEVQRLTKEVEKFQAEVDRATKKLANEKFVANAPAEVVAEERAKQADNEQKLAATQQRLSEVQAALAE from the coding sequence ATGGACAAGCAGGAAACAGAAGCAACAACGGAAATGTCAACGAAGTTTGACCCCCATGCCGTAGAGCAGGGGATGTACCAAAAATGGGTTGACGAGGGCGTTTTTAAGCCCAGTGGTAATCAACAGGCCCAACCCTATTCAATCGTATTGCCCCCACCGAACGTAACGGGTAAGCTCCATTTAGGGCACGCGTGGAATACGACCTTGCAGGATATGCTAATCCGGCAAAAACGGATGGAAGGCTACGATACCCTGTGGCTACCGGGCATGGATCATGCGGGGATTGCCACCCAAGCTAAAGTGGAGGCCATGTTACGCGAGAAAGGGATTTCTCGCTACGACCTTGGTCGCGAACGGTTCATCCAACAGGTTTGGGAGTGGAAGGATAAGTTTGCGGCTACGATTCACGAACAGTGGGCGAAGCTCGGCCTCTCGCTTGATTATGACCGCGAAACCTTTACCCTCGATGACGGGGTTTCAAAGGCCGTGCGCAAGGTGTTCGTAGACCTCTACAATCAAGGACTGATTTACCGGGCTAAATACATCATTAACTGGGATCCGCAAGCGCGGACGGCTTTGTCAGACATTGAGGTTGAACACAAAGATGATCAGGGTGCGTTTTACCACGTTAAGTACCAATTTACTGGGGACACAACCTTTAATGGTAAAGACTACATTGAAATTGCCACCACGCGACCAGAAACCATGTTTGGGGACGTAGCGGTTGCCGTTAATCCAAGTGATGAACGGTACAAAGAACTTGTGGGGAAAACGGTGGTCGTACCATTAGTTAACCGCGAAATTCCCATTATTGCTGATCACTACGTTGATCCAGAGTTTGGGACGGGAATGGTTAAAATTACGCCGGCTCACGATTCCAATGACTTTAAAGTTGGAAAGCGCCACGATTTAGCCGAAATTAACACGATGAATGAGGATGCCTCCCTCAACGAAAACGCCGGCAAATACGAGGGAATGGATCGGTTTGCTGCACGCGAAGCGATTGCCAAGGACTTGGAAGCCGCAGGAGCGATGTTGCGGGTCGAACCAATCGTGCACTCGGTGGGCCACTCCGAACGGACTGGAGTGCAGGTGGAATCCCGTCTCTCCACTCAGTGGTTTGTTAAAATGAAGCCTCTGGCAGAAGCTGCGTTAAAGAACCAACAGACTGATGACGCCGTTAACTTCGTGCCTGAACGCTTTGAAAAGACCTTTAGTCGGTGGATGGAAGACGTGCACGACTGGGTAATTTCGCGGCAGTTGTGGTGGGGACACCGGATTCCAGCTTGGTATCACAAAGAAACCGGGGAAATGTACGTTGGTGAGACGGCCCCGAAGGATGCGGAAAACTGGGTCCAGGATCCGGATGTATTGGATACCTGGTTCTCGTCTGGACTATGGCCCTTTACGACGATGGGATGGCCGGATACAGATGCTCCAGACTTTAAACGGTACTTCCCAACTTCAACGATGGTCACGGGGTATGACTTGGTGTTCTTCTGGATTTCCCGGATGATTTTCTTAAGTCTTCACTTTACGGACCGGCGGCCGTTTAAGGACGTGCTGTTGCACGGTCTCATTAGGGATGAACAGGGGCGGAAAATGAGTAAGTCCCTCGGAAACGGAATTGATCCCATGGATGTGATTGACCAGTACGGGGCGGATGCCCTCCGGTGGTCCCTATCAACGGGAACGACTCCCGGGCAGGACGAACGGTTCAGTTACGATAAGATGGACGGTTCGTGGAAATTTGTGAATAAAATTTGGAACGCCAGTCGGTACGTGATTATGAACCTAGGTGAGATGACCAAGCCGACCCTCCCACCGGCCTCCGAATGGAATCTGGCGGATCGGTGGATCTTGGCACGGCTGAACCATACGGTGGCACACGTACGGGAAAACTACGATAAGTATAACTTTGGAGAGGCGAACCGCGCTCTGTACGATTTCATTTGGAACGATTTTTGTGATTGGTACATCGAGATGAGTAAGGAAACGCTAACGGGAGCTGACGAGCAGGCCAAAGCGAACACCCGCAACGTGCTCGCGTACGTGTTGGATCAGTTCTTACGGCTTTTACATCCCGTGATGCCGTTTGTGACGGAAAAAATATGGCTTTCGATGCCGCACGTCGGGAAATCATTAGTCACGGCTGCCTATCCAGAAGTGCACGCGGACTTTGAGAATGCAACGGCTGAAAGTGACATGGATCACCTGATTGAGATTATTAAAGCCATCCGTAACATTCGGGCGGAAGCTAACGCACCGTTGGGTCGGCCCGTGGACATTTTGATTAAGACGAACAATGACGATCTGAAACGGGTCTTAGAAACCAACCGCGAATATCTAGAACGCTTTGGGCACCCGCGCCAACTTGAAATTGGACCAGATGTGGTTGCTCCGAACCTCGCAATGACGGCCGTTGTTACGGATGCCGAGATTAGCATTCCGCTGGCAGAATTAATTGACTTGCATGATGAAGTGCAACGTTTGACTAAGGAAGTCGAGAAGTTCCAAGCGGAAGTAGACCGTGCGACGAAGAAGTTAGCTAACGAGAAGTTCGTGGCGAACGCTCCGGCAGAAGTGGTGGCAGAAGAACGGGCTAAGCAAGCTGACAACGAGCAAAAATTGGCAGCGACGCAACAACGCCTATCCGAAGTGCAAGCTGCTTTAGCAGAATAA
- the minD gene encoding septum site-determining protein MinD: MGEAIVITSGKGGVGKTTTSANLGTALALMGKKVCLMDLDIGLRNLDVVLGLDNRIMYDIVDVADERVPLFKALVKDKRFDGNLYLLPAAQNTNKNALNEDQVKNMVAELKPQFDYVLIDCPAGIEQGFLNAVAGADSAIIVTTPEISAVRDADRVVGLLEKHPLKEPPRLIINRIRPNMMDNGDVMDVDEITHHLGVKLLGIVIDDDEVIKTSNHGEPIVLSSDHLAAKSYQNIARRVTGETVPLMPIKTARPSFWNRLKHLFK, encoded by the coding sequence ATGGGTGAAGCAATTGTGATCACATCTGGAAAAGGTGGGGTCGGAAAAACCACAACTTCCGCCAACTTAGGGACCGCTCTTGCCCTCATGGGGAAAAAGGTCTGTCTAATGGATTTAGACATTGGCTTGCGGAACCTCGATGTGGTTCTCGGGTTGGATAACCGGATTATGTACGACATTGTCGACGTAGCCGACGAGCGGGTTCCCTTATTCAAGGCCCTGGTGAAAGACAAGCGCTTTGACGGGAACCTGTATTTATTACCAGCCGCACAAAACACCAATAAAAACGCATTAAACGAGGATCAGGTTAAGAACATGGTGGCGGAATTAAAGCCCCAGTTCGATTATGTTTTAATTGATTGCCCGGCCGGAATTGAACAGGGCTTTTTAAATGCGGTGGCTGGTGCGGATAGCGCCATTATTGTCACCACGCCTGAGATTTCAGCGGTGCGGGATGCTGATCGGGTAGTTGGTCTCTTAGAGAAGCACCCCTTAAAAGAGCCCCCACGGCTCATTATTAACCGGATTCGGCCTAACATGATGGATAATGGAGACGTGATGGACGTTGACGAAATTACCCACCATTTAGGGGTAAAGCTACTTGGAATCGTGATCGATGATGATGAAGTGATCAAAACATCTAATCACGGAGAACCAATCGTCTTAAGTTCGGATCACTTGGCGGCTAAAAGTTACCAAAACATCGCCCGGCGGGTCACCGGAGAAACGGTGCCGTTGATGCCGATTAAAACGGCTCGCCCAAGTTTTTGGAATCGCTTAAAACATCTGTTCAAGTAG
- the yfmH gene encoding EF-P 5-aminopentanol modification-associated protein YfmH, whose product MQKQSYPKYQETVESTRLANGMQVIVNPKPQFNSTYAMLTVGFGSIDVRLSNRQLPAGIAHFMEHKLFEKQTYDESDRYAALGANDNAFTSFSQTSYLFTATSNVLANLRVLLDLVYRPYFSPEKIAKEQGIIGQEILMYQDDPNSRLYFDTIANLYSHSPLSADIAGDIQSIAQITEADLYATYRQYYQPANLTLTICGPVTLPELLPLFHDLPKGQSQPDELHRLQHQTKLAIQNSSVVPQTTTTLGVQTPKVAVGYRGPAPVVTGRAFAQQELAFGIFLQLLFSEDSDFYQQLYAEGILNDSFGFDFDLEAAYHFLILAEDTDNPDQFCERVTAVIETALQHPDQLATQFELVKNEELGERIAQMNSVPATANQLGDPVNGYTNLYDEIAIIANLDLATVVHTATQFFKPSRRTVNLIK is encoded by the coding sequence ATGCAGAAACAAAGTTATCCTAAGTACCAGGAGACGGTGGAGTCAACTAGGTTAGCCAACGGGATGCAGGTGATCGTTAACCCCAAACCGCAGTTTAATTCAACCTATGCGATGTTGACGGTGGGGTTTGGATCGATTGACGTCCGGCTTTCTAACCGTCAGCTACCAGCAGGAATTGCCCATTTTATGGAACACAAGCTCTTTGAAAAGCAGACTTATGACGAAAGTGACCGATATGCTGCACTGGGAGCGAACGACAACGCCTTTACGAGTTTTAGTCAAACCAGTTATTTGTTCACGGCGACGAGTAACGTGCTGGCCAATTTACGGGTGCTGTTGGATTTGGTGTATCGTCCCTACTTTAGTCCCGAGAAAATTGCTAAGGAGCAGGGGATTATTGGACAAGAAATCTTGATGTATCAAGATGATCCGAATTCGCGGCTCTACTTTGATACGATTGCTAACCTGTATTCGCATTCTCCCCTTAGTGCGGACATTGCCGGAGACATTCAATCCATTGCCCAGATTACGGAAGCGGATTTGTATGCGACCTACCGGCAATACTACCAACCGGCCAACCTAACGCTAACTATTTGTGGACCGGTCACGCTACCGGAGCTTCTGCCCCTGTTCCACGACTTACCCAAGGGGCAGTCGCAACCAGACGAGTTACACCGGTTACAGCACCAAACCAAGCTGGCAATTCAAAATAGTTCCGTAGTGCCACAAACCACCACGACTCTGGGTGTGCAAACTCCGAAAGTCGCCGTGGGCTACCGGGGACCGGCCCCCGTAGTGACTGGCCGGGCCTTTGCGCAACAGGAATTGGCGTTTGGAATTTTCCTGCAACTCTTATTTTCCGAGGATTCTGATTTTTACCAACAACTCTATGCAGAGGGGATCCTGAATGATTCCTTTGGCTTTGATTTTGACCTCGAAGCTGCTTATCACTTTTTGATCCTAGCTGAGGATACGGACAATCCCGACCAATTTTGTGAGCGCGTTACCGCTGTGATTGAGACTGCCTTGCAGCACCCCGATCAGTTAGCAACGCAGTTTGAGTTGGTTAAGAATGAGGAATTAGGGGAGCGGATTGCGCAGATGAATTCGGTCCCAGCCACGGCCAACCAACTAGGGGATCCGGTGAACGGCTATACCAATCTTTACGATGAAATAGCAATCATTGCTAATCTCGATTTAGCTACAGTAGTACACACCGCCACCCAATTCTTTAAACCAAGTCGACGAACCGTTAATTTGATTAAGTAG
- the mreC gene encoding rod shape-determining protein MreC has product MIVVICLVLSVGLISGTVAIRNHRAMPPFLQRIGNDVAGIGNQTLGFPVGVVNGFFANTNDLINTYHENRILKGKVDQIEATQTQNKALSTENRQLKRQLKLDKTLTDYAKVNASVIARTPSNWQQQLIINKGRVSGIQKNMPVVVNQGLIGRISEVNDTNSKIELITDSGDGANRFAVEVAGEKGPIDGLISGYDNGRNELEMGSLTSKDKIKKGAKVMTNGLGGTTPKGLYVGKVTGVSGAANGISERINIKPAADTRSIDVVSVLGKK; this is encoded by the coding sequence GTGATTGTAGTGATTTGTTTAGTCCTAAGTGTCGGTTTAATTAGCGGAACGGTTGCAATTCGTAACCATCGGGCCATGCCACCGTTCTTACAAAGAATTGGCAATGATGTAGCTGGCATTGGAAATCAAACTCTGGGATTTCCGGTCGGCGTGGTCAACGGCTTTTTTGCAAATACCAATGATTTAATTAACACCTACCACGAAAATCGGATTTTGAAGGGGAAAGTGGACCAAATTGAAGCCACGCAAACCCAAAATAAGGCGCTTAGCACCGAAAATCGGCAGCTAAAACGGCAACTGAAATTGGATAAAACCCTCACGGATTACGCGAAGGTGAATGCCAGTGTAATTGCCCGGACGCCGTCTAACTGGCAACAACAGTTAATTATTAACAAGGGTCGGGTCTCCGGCATTCAAAAGAACATGCCAGTGGTGGTTAACCAAGGACTGATTGGTCGAATTAGTGAAGTTAATGACACCAATAGTAAGATTGAGTTAATCACGGATAGTGGTGACGGAGCGAACCGGTTTGCGGTGGAAGTTGCTGGGGAAAAAGGCCCAATTGATGGGTTGATTTCTGGCTATGATAATGGTCGTAACGAACTTGAAATGGGGAGCTTAACTTCCAAAGACAAGATTAAAAAGGGCGCCAAGGTCATGACGAATGGACTGGGTGGCACAACGCCGAAGGGTCTGTACGTTGGAAAGGTGACCGGAGTTTCGGGGGCCGCAAACGGAATCTCGGAACGGATTAACATTAAACCGGCAGCGGATACCCGGAGCATTGACGTGGTTTCCGTCCTCGGGAAGAAATAG
- a CDS encoding rod shape-determining protein: protein MFGLGTKNIGIDLGTANTLVYVDGKGIVLREPSVVAKNAKTGEIVAVGNEAEEMIGRAPASIEVIRPMRDGVIADYDTTVTMLKYYIGKALGNRNVKPYVMVCVPSGITTVEKRAVIDATRVAGARDAFVMEEPFVAAVGAGLPVMDPTGSMVVDIGGGTTDVATLSLGGIVSSRSIRMAGDKLDEAIVSYVRKNYNLLIGTPTAEQVKIKIGSASIEKARQMEGETVRGRDLLTGLPKSTEVTAEDVATAIHEGILEIINAIKETLEATSPEISADVVDHGIVLTGGGALIKNLDEVIADATKVPVSVAQDPLDCVAIGTGESLKSMEVMKKK from the coding sequence TTGTTTGGATTAGGAACTAAAAACATTGGCATCGATTTAGGGACTGCCAATACACTTGTATACGTCGATGGAAAGGGAATCGTCCTCCGCGAACCTTCTGTTGTGGCAAAAAATGCAAAGACGGGTGAAATTGTGGCAGTTGGAAACGAAGCCGAAGAAATGATTGGGCGCGCTCCAGCTAGCATTGAAGTGATTCGCCCCATGCGCGACGGGGTGATTGCTGACTATGACACGACCGTTACGATGTTGAAGTACTACATCGGCAAGGCCCTGGGAAATCGGAACGTGAAGCCGTACGTAATGGTTTGTGTTCCGAGTGGCATTACGACCGTGGAAAAACGGGCCGTGATTGATGCCACCCGCGTGGCTGGTGCTCGGGACGCGTTTGTAATGGAAGAACCATTTGTGGCTGCTGTAGGAGCAGGACTACCCGTGATGGATCCGACGGGAAGCATGGTGGTTGACATTGGTGGGGGAACCACGGATGTTGCAACCCTCTCCCTGGGTGGAATTGTCTCATCACGTTCCATTCGGATGGCGGGTGACAAACTGGACGAAGCCATTGTGTCGTACGTTCGGAAAAACTACAACTTATTAATTGGCACGCCAACTGCGGAACAAGTTAAAATCAAAATTGGGTCGGCTTCGATTGAAAAAGCCCGGCAAATGGAAGGCGAAACGGTGCGCGGTCGGGACTTGTTGACGGGATTACCAAAGTCAACCGAAGTTACGGCAGAAGACGTGGCTACGGCCATTCACGAAGGCATTTTAGAGATTATTAATGCAATTAAAGAAACGCTAGAAGCTACGTCGCCAGAAATTTCTGCAGACGTAGTGGACCACGGAATTGTGTTAACTGGTGGGGGCGCTTTGATCAAGAACCTGGATGAGGTCATTGCCGACGCTACCAAGGTTCCCGTTAGCGTGGCCCAGGATCCATTGGATTGTGTGGCCATCGGAACCGGTGAATCATTAAAGAGCATGGAAGTCATGAAGAAAAAATAA
- the yfmF gene encoding EF-P 5-aminopentanol modification-associated protein YfmF: METTQTERLHVTQQPGAKFKTTTVAIDFVEPFAQQNLEQRLLLAELMENYSARYPSKLAVARQLAELYGAQFGASVFRMGQQAVVRFLISFADEQYLPTSVDLSQQIAAFLREMIWHPWIVQGQFPERIFRLHQQNVVNYVRNLDDDKKYYVGRQLQRLYFTDDPALGQSIFGSVSRLEALSNAAVADYYQEMLTTNTVFVSALGSSAQAVVTALQPDLASLTGPTPRQLRFTPYEPAELQVGSERVAQQQSLYQQAYALPILRTDSAYPAAVVMNGLLGGTAVSLMFHDIRERESLVYYINSNYNALLGEVTIQSGIDGHHQARVQELIQQEIARLIDQTYSDEDLARVKQVLVSNFRSKDDSPRRLLNQQVLTAMFGTQTNADWETKLNQVSKAEISAVAQKLRLRASFFLKGDSDAETKLS, translated from the coding sequence ATGGAAACCACACAGACCGAACGGTTACATGTAACGCAGCAACCAGGCGCAAAGTTTAAAACGACGACCGTTGCCATTGACTTTGTGGAGCCCTTCGCGCAGCAGAATTTGGAACAGCGCCTGTTACTCGCGGAATTAATGGAAAACTATAGTGCACGCTATCCTAGTAAGCTGGCGGTTGCGCGCCAGTTGGCCGAACTGTATGGCGCCCAGTTTGGCGCCTCCGTTTTTCGAATGGGGCAACAGGCGGTTGTGCGCTTTTTGATTAGTTTTGCTGACGAACAGTACTTGCCGACCAGCGTGGATCTAAGTCAGCAAATTGCAGCGTTTTTGCGGGAAATGATTTGGCACCCGTGGATCGTGCAGGGACAGTTTCCAGAGCGGATCTTTCGCTTGCACCAGCAGAACGTAGTTAATTACGTCCGGAATCTTGATGACGACAAGAAGTACTACGTTGGGCGCCAGCTCCAACGGCTGTACTTTACGGATGATCCAGCGCTGGGGCAGAGTATTTTTGGGAGCGTGTCGCGGTTAGAAGCGCTCTCTAATGCCGCGGTGGCTGATTATTATCAGGAGATGCTTACCACCAATACGGTGTTTGTATCAGCACTCGGAAGTTCAGCCCAGGCGGTCGTAACTGCTTTGCAACCGGACTTAGCTTCTTTAACTGGCCCAACGCCAAGGCAACTGCGCTTTACGCCCTACGAACCAGCCGAATTACAAGTTGGTTCGGAACGAGTAGCGCAACAACAATCGTTATACCAACAAGCGTATGCGCTTCCCATTTTACGGACGGATTCCGCGTACCCCGCTGCAGTTGTTATGAATGGGTTGCTGGGCGGGACGGCCGTGTCGTTAATGTTTCATGACATTCGGGAACGCGAAAGCCTCGTGTACTATATTAATAGCAACTATAACGCGCTCCTGGGTGAAGTGACCATCCAAAGTGGGATTGACGGGCACCACCAGGCCCGCGTGCAGGAATTAATTCAGCAAGAGATTGCGCGCTTGATCGACCAAACCTACTCAGACGAAGATTTAGCCCGCGTTAAGCAGGTGCTCGTGTCAAACTTTAGGAGTAAGGACGATAGTCCCCGGCGCTTGCTTAACCAACAGGTTTTAACCGCCATGTTTGGGACCCAAACGAATGCGGACTGGGAGACCAAGCTCAACCAGGTTTCGAAAGCAGAGATTAGTGCAGTTGCTCAAAAGCTCCGGCTGCGGGCGAGCTTCTTTTTGAAAGGGGATTCTGATGCAGAAACAAAGTTATCCTAA
- a CDS encoding bifunctional folylpolyglutamate synthase/dihydrofolate synthase, whose translation MTDYQAALHYIHSRPRVQKEASQRRINELLRRLGHPERQLATIHVVGTNGKGSVVAYLQQLLQASGLRVGTFTSPFIVRFNERMMINRIPISDAELIRLVAHVKPLVAAMEAQDPTLGPSEFEVITALMYQYFNEQGVDLAIVEAGIGGQSDSTNVADRALLTVITTIGLDHMQILGDTVAAIARDKAGMIRNQVPTVAGRFPTDANRIVQTVAQQHHSPVLQLDRQFRYQPQTRTSFSFLDSQGLIPNVPTSMLGDFEMEDAALAIAAFRTLSQTTLQLVPAQSSRIVRQAIVQTRWPGRMEVVHVNPKVLLDGAHNVPAINRLCETLAAFPERTLNVVFAAFSDKQFYQMRTRLAQEPRVHLYLTTFQGSGTRSSAPLQPADALEAELIPEWKTAVQTAMQATPADGMTIVTGSLLFIATVRNWFVQGDKP comes from the coding sequence ATGACAGATTACCAGGCGGCCCTGCACTACATCCACAGCCGTCCGCGGGTTCAAAAGGAAGCCTCCCAGCGCCGGATTAACGAGCTCCTGCGCCGCCTAGGCCATCCAGAACGGCAGCTTGCGACGATTCACGTGGTAGGGACCAACGGTAAGGGGTCCGTCGTGGCTTACTTACAACAATTATTACAGGCCAGCGGTCTCCGGGTGGGTACGTTTACCTCACCGTTTATCGTCCGCTTTAACGAACGGATGATGATTAATCGGATCCCCATTTCAGATGCCGAGTTAATCCGGCTGGTTGCCCACGTCAAACCACTAGTGGCCGCAATGGAAGCCCAGGATCCGACCCTGGGGCCCTCGGAATTTGAAGTGATTACTGCCTTGATGTATCAATACTTTAACGAGCAGGGGGTTGACCTAGCAATTGTGGAGGCCGGAATCGGAGGCCAATCAGATTCGACTAACGTGGCCGATCGAGCCTTGTTAACCGTGATCACGACAATTGGACTTGATCACATGCAGATTTTAGGTGACACGGTCGCGGCAATTGCGCGTGACAAGGCCGGGATGATTCGGAATCAGGTTCCCACGGTGGCCGGCCGCTTTCCTACGGATGCCAATCGCATCGTGCAGACAGTTGCCCAGCAGCACCATAGTCCTGTGCTTCAACTTGACCGGCAGTTTAGATACCAGCCCCAAACGCGCACCAGTTTTTCCTTCCTGGATTCGCAGGGCCTCATTCCGAATGTGCCAACGAGTATGCTGGGTGATTTTGAAATGGAAGACGCTGCGCTTGCGATTGCTGCGTTTCGAACGTTAAGTCAGACGACCTTGCAACTTGTTCCGGCGCAAAGTTCCCGGATAGTGCGCCAAGCAATCGTACAGACTCGCTGGCCGGGTCGGATGGAAGTGGTCCATGTTAATCCAAAGGTGTTACTGGATGGCGCCCACAATGTTCCAGCCATTAACCGGTTGTGTGAAACTCTGGCCGCGTTTCCCGAACGAACCTTGAACGTGGTGTTTGCGGCGTTTTCCGACAAACAGTTTTACCAAATGCGCACCCGGTTAGCGCAGGAACCACGGGTGCACCTGTACCTAACGACGTTTCAGGGGAGCGGGACGCGGAGCAGCGCGCCCCTGCAACCAGCGGATGCCCTTGAAGCGGAGCTAATTCCGGAGTGGAAAACGGCCGTGCAAACCGCCATGCAAGCCACTCCGGCCGACGGGATGACTATCGTGACCGGGTCCCTCTTGTTTATTGCCACCGTGCGCAACTGGTTCGTGCAAGGAGATAAACCTTAA